Proteins from a single region of Ziziphus jujuba cultivar Dongzao chromosome 1, ASM3175591v1:
- the LOC107426929 gene encoding probable LRR receptor-like serine/threonine-protein kinase At2g24230, with product MGFGLFVSMLVLSFFLKPLSFQQQNTDGYFVSEFFKKMGLPPSSQIYNSSVHFCSWRGVFCDASKEQVIELGASGLGLSGTIPDTTIGKLTKLQILDLSNNRITGLPSDLWSLGSLKILNLSLNQISGSLPNNIGNFGLLQSIDLSSNNLSGEIPESITSLVSLQELRLDRNRFEQSIPIGILGCESLVHIDLSSNRLNGSLPDGFFAAFPKLKTLNLAGNEIYGRGSDFLELKSITTLNISGNLFQDSVIEIFKEPLEVIDLSRNQFQGHISQVQLNTSYNWSHLVYLDLSENQLNGELFHNLNQARNLKHLNLAFNRFTRQEFPQIEMLSSLEYLNLSKTSLIGQVPAAVSRLSNLHTLDISDNHLIGQIPLLSVKNLQVLDVSINNMSGDIPVSLLEKLPWMERFNFSYNNLTLCASEITPETLQSSFYGSLNSCPIAANPSLFKRRSTRHNKGLNLALVLTLSMVCLLAALLFLAFGCRRKTSMWAVKQTAWKEEQNISGPFSFQTDSTTWVADVKQATSVQVVIFEKPLLNITFADLLSATSNFDRGTLLAEGKFGPVYRGFLPGGIHVAVKVLVHGSTLTDQEAARELEYLGRIKHPNLVPLTGYCLAGDQRIAIYDYMENGNLQNLLHDLPLGVQTTDDWSTDTWEEDDNNGIQNVGSGGLLTTWRFRHKIALGTARALAFLHHGCSPPIIHIDIKASSVYLDYNLEPRLSDFGLAKIFGNDLDEISHGSPGYVPPEFFKLENESPTPKSDVYCFGIVLFELITGKKPIGDDYPEEKESTLVSWVRELVRKNKGSVAIDPKIRETGPEEQMVEALKIGYLCTADLPSKRPSMQQIVGLLKDMEPSGNQ from the coding sequence ATGGGTTTTGGTCTTTTTGTTTCCATGTTGGTTCTGTCATTCTTCTTAAAGCCTCTGTCTTTTCAACAACAAAACACAGATGGGTATTTTGTCTCTGAGTTCTTCAAGAAGATGGGTTTACCTCCTTCTTCGCAAATTTACAACTCTTCCGTTCACTTTTGTTCATGGCGTGGAGTCTTCTGTGATGCCAGTAAAGAACAGGTCATTGAGCTTGGGGCGTCTGGTTTGGGCCTCTCTGGAACTATTCCTGATACCACAATTGGAAAGCTCACTAAGCTTCAGATTCTGGACCTTAGCAACAATAGAATCACAGGCTTGCCTTCAGATTTATGGAGTTTAGGCTCACTCAAAATCCTTAATCTCTCCCTTAACCAGATTTCTGGGTCGTTACCAAACAACATTGGCAATTTTGGTCTTTTGCAAAGCATCGATCTTTCTAGCAATAATTTGTCTGGTGAAATTCCTGAATCTATAACCTCCCTTGTGAGTCTGCAGGAACTTAGACTGGACCGGAATAGGTTCGAACAGAGCATTCCCATAGGCATTTTGGGCTGTGAATCTCTGGTTCATATTGATCTTTCATCAAATCGGCTAAATGGGTCTCTTCCAGATGGTTTTTTTGCTGCATTTCCAAAGCTCAAAACTTTAAATCTTGCAGGAAATGAGATTTATGGCAGGGGGTCTGATTTCTTGGAGCTGAAATCGATCACTACTCTTAACATTTCTGGGAATCTGTTTCAGGATTCAGTGATAGAAATATTTAAGGAGCCGTTGGAGGTGATCGACCTGAGCAGGAACCAGTTTCAAGGTCACATTTCTCAGGTACAACTCAATACTAGCTATAATTGGTCACATTTGGTTTATCTAGACCTATCTGAGAATCAGCTCAATGGTgaactttttcataatttaaatcaaGCTCGGAATCTTAAACACCTTAATTTAGCATTCAATCGATTTACAAGGCAGGAATTCCCACAGATTGAAATGCTCTCCAGTTTAGAATACCTTAATTTGTCTAAAACTAGTCTCATCGGTCAAGTTCCTGCCGCAGTATCACGGTTGAGTAACTTGCATACGCTAGATATTTCTGATAACCATCTTATTGGCCAAATTCCATTATTGAGTGTAAAGAATCTCCAAGTTCTTGATGTTTCAATCAATAACATGAGTGGAGATATCCCAGTTTCACTCTTAGAAAAACTGCCTTGGATGGAAAGGTTCAACTTTTCCTACAATAATTTGACCCTTTGTGCTTCTGAAATTACCCCTGAAACCCTCCAATCATCTTTCTATGGGTCATTAAACAGCTGCCCCATTGCTGCAAATCCGAGCCTTTTCAAGAGACGATCCACCAGGCACAACAAGGGTCTAAATCTTGCTTTGGTTTTGACCCTCTCAATGGTATGCTTGCTTGCTGCTTTGCTTTTTCTAGCATTTGGTTGCAGAAGGAAAACCAGTATGTGGGCAGTAAAACAGACTGCttggaaagaagaacaaaacattTCTGGCCCGTTCTCATTCCAGACTGATTCGACCACTTGGGTTGCCGATGTTAAGCAAGCAACATCAGTCCAAGTGGTAATTTTTGAGAAGCCACTGTTGAATATAACATTTGCAGACCTCTTATCTGCAACTTCAAATTTCGACCGAGGCACCCTTTTGGCTGAAGGTAAATTTGGGCCTGTTTATAGAGGATTCCTACCGGGCGGGATTCATGTAGCAGTAAAAGTTCTTGTCCATGGTTCTACGTTGACAGACCAGGAAGCTGCAAGAGAGCTTGAATATCTTGGTCGAATCAAACACCCAAATCTTGTACCACTGACTGGATATTGCTTAGCTGGGGATCAAAGGATTGCTATCTATGATTACATGGAGAATGGGAACTTGCAGAATTTGCTCCATGACTTGCCACTTGGAGTTCAGACAACAGATGACTGGAGCACTGATACATGGGAAGAAGATGACAACAATGGGATTCAAAATGTTGGTTCTGGAGGGTTGTTAACAACATGGAGATTCCGTCATAAGATTGCACTTGGCACTGCACGAGCATTGGCTTTTCTCCACCATGGTTGCTCACCTCCAATTATTCACATAGACATTAAAGCTAGCAGTGTTTATTTGGATTACAATTTGGAGCCAAGATTATCTGATTTTGGATTGGCTAAGATCTTTGGAAATGATTTGGATGAGATCTCTCATGGTTCACCTGGGTATGTGCCTCCAGAGTTTTTTAAGCTTGAAAATGAATCCCCAACACCAAAATCTGATGTATATTGCTTTGGCATTGTTCTGTTTGAGCTAATTACTGGGAAAAAACCAATTGGTGATGATTATCCTGAGGAAAAAGAATCCACTTTGGTTAGTTGGGTTAGAGAATTGGTGAGGAAGAACAAAGGGTCAGTAGCTATTGATCCGAAAATTCGTGAAACAGGTCCAGAAGAGCAAATGGTGGAGGCCCTCAAGATTGGCTATCTGTGCACAGCTGATCTTCCTTCAAAGAGACCTAGCATGCAGCAAATAGTTGGACTTCTTAAAGATATGGAACCATCTGGTAATCAGTAA